From Stenotrophomonas nitritireducens, the proteins below share one genomic window:
- the speE gene encoding polyamine aminopropyltransferase, with translation MTSNENWFIEHFQPTGSAIGFRITGKLDEVQSPFQKIEIYDSTDWGKLMVIDGAMMLTTKDNFFYHEMISHPVLFTHPAPKRVVIIGGGDCGTLREVLKHPGVESATQCDIDEQVTRMAEKYFPELCESNGDVRAELLFDDGVAYMANCAPGSVDVVIVDSTDPVGPAEGLFNKAFFESCFRALKDDGLLVQQSESPLALLDLIKDMRSEMGKAGFQSFKTLPFPQPCYPTGWWSVTVASKQAGFSFGFREADSAAKPFDTLYYTAPLHTGVLVSPPFVAKALGE, from the coding sequence ATGACCTCCAACGAAAACTGGTTCATCGAACACTTCCAGCCGACCGGTTCGGCTATTGGTTTCCGCATCACCGGCAAGCTGGACGAGGTGCAGTCGCCGTTCCAGAAGATCGAGATCTACGACAGCACCGACTGGGGCAAGTTGATGGTCATCGATGGCGCCATGATGCTGACCACGAAGGACAACTTCTTCTATCACGAGATGATCAGCCACCCGGTGCTGTTCACCCACCCGGCGCCCAAGCGCGTGGTGATCATCGGCGGCGGCGACTGCGGCACCCTGCGCGAGGTGCTCAAGCACCCGGGCGTGGAAAGCGCCACCCAGTGCGATATCGATGAGCAGGTCACGCGCATGGCCGAGAAGTACTTCCCGGAGCTGTGCGAATCCAACGGCGACGTGCGCGCCGAGCTGCTGTTCGACGACGGCGTGGCCTATATGGCCAACTGCGCCCCGGGCAGCGTGGACGTGGTGATCGTGGATTCCACCGACCCGGTCGGCCCGGCCGAAGGCCTGTTCAACAAGGCGTTCTTTGAAAGCTGCTTCCGCGCCCTGAAGGACGACGGCCTGCTGGTGCAGCAGAGCGAGTCGCCGCTGGCGCTGCTGGACCTGATCAAGGACATGCGTTCGGAAATGGGCAAGGCCGGCTTCCAGTCGTTCAAGACCCTGCCGTTCCCGCAGCCGTGCTACCCGACCGGCTGGTGGTCGGTGACCGTGGCCAGCAAGCAGGCCGGTTTCAGCTTCGGCTTCCGTGAAGCCGATTCGGCCGCCAAGCCGTTCGACACCCTGTACTACACCGCGCCGCTGCACACCGGTGTGCTGGTCAGCCCGCCGTTCGTGGCCAAGGCACTGGGCGAATAA
- a CDS encoding YifB family Mg chelatase-like AAA ATPase, whose translation MSLALVHSRARAGVHAPLVQVEVHLSGGLPFTQIVGLPEAAVRESRDRVRAAILCAQFDYPARRITINLAPADLPKEGGRFDLPIALGILAASGQIDRNALADYEFIGELALTGELRAVDGALPAAISAANAGRCLIVPPGNAGEAALAQRAEVKVARTLLEVCAALAGSKQLPDAQVPATEPAILADLVDVRGQLHARRALEIAAAGGHHLLLLGSPGCGKTLLASRLPGILPEASEAEALETAAIASASGRGVDPSRWRQRPYRAPHHTASAVALVGGGSHPRPGEISLAHNGVLFLDELPEWNRHALEVLREPLESGTVTVSRAARSMEFPARFQLIAAMNPCPCGWAGDSSGRCRCSVESIRRYRARISGPLLDRIDLHLQVPRLAPSELRGDASAGESSTQVRERVMQARVRQLQRAGKANAYLAQAETLRDCRLSTADEDLLEQAMERLQLSARSMHRILRVARTIADLAAKTAIERAHLTEAIGYRQLDRGEAGDA comes from the coding sequence GTGAGCCTGGCGCTGGTGCACAGCCGCGCCCGTGCCGGCGTGCACGCGCCGTTGGTGCAGGTGGAAGTCCACCTGTCCGGCGGCCTGCCCTTCACCCAGATCGTTGGCCTGCCCGAAGCCGCCGTGCGGGAATCGCGTGACCGGGTGCGTGCGGCCATTCTCTGCGCACAGTTCGACTACCCCGCCCGCCGCATCACCATCAATCTGGCGCCGGCAGACCTGCCCAAGGAAGGCGGCCGTTTTGATCTGCCGATCGCACTGGGCATCCTCGCCGCCAGCGGGCAGATCGACCGCAATGCGCTGGCCGATTACGAGTTCATCGGCGAACTGGCACTCACCGGTGAACTGCGCGCGGTGGATGGCGCCTTGCCTGCCGCCATATCGGCCGCCAACGCGGGGCGCTGCCTGATCGTGCCGCCAGGCAATGCGGGCGAAGCCGCGCTCGCCCAGCGCGCCGAGGTCAAAGTCGCGCGCACCTTGCTTGAAGTGTGCGCCGCACTGGCCGGCAGCAAGCAGCTGCCAGACGCACAGGTGCCTGCAACCGAGCCAGCGATACTGGCCGACCTCGTTGATGTGCGCGGCCAGCTGCATGCGCGGCGTGCGCTGGAGATCGCAGCCGCAGGTGGCCATCATCTACTGTTGCTGGGTTCACCCGGTTGCGGCAAGACCCTGCTGGCCTCGCGCCTGCCCGGCATCCTGCCCGAGGCCAGCGAAGCGGAAGCCCTGGAAACCGCTGCGATCGCCTCGGCCAGTGGCCGCGGCGTCGATCCCAGCCGCTGGCGGCAACGCCCGTATCGCGCACCGCACCATACCGCCAGCGCGGTCGCCCTGGTGGGTGGCGGCTCGCACCCACGGCCAGGTGAAATATCCCTGGCGCACAACGGTGTGCTGTTCCTGGATGAACTGCCGGAGTGGAATCGACATGCGCTGGAAGTGCTGCGCGAACCGTTGGAATCGGGCACGGTCACGGTATCGCGGGCGGCACGCAGCATGGAGTTTCCGGCGCGCTTCCAGTTGATTGCCGCCATGAACCCCTGCCCCTGCGGTTGGGCCGGCGACAGCAGCGGGCGCTGCCGCTGTTCGGTGGAAAGCATCCGCCGTTATCGCGCGCGCATTTCCGGGCCGCTGCTGGACCGCATCGATCTGCATCTGCAGGTGCCACGGCTGGCCCCGAGCGAGCTGCGCGGCGATGCCAGCGCAGGCGAGAGCAGCACGCAGGTGCGCGAACGGGTGATGCAGGCACGTGTGCGCCAACTGCAACGTGCCGGCAAGGCCAATGCGTATCTGGCGCAGGCCGAAACACTGCGCGATTGCCGCCTTTCCACTGCCGACGAAGACCTGCTTGAGCAGGCGATGGAACGCCTGCAGCTGTCGGCGCGGTCGATGCATCGCATCCTGCGGGTAGCGCGGACGATTGCCGACCTTGCCGCCAAAACGGCGAT
- a CDS encoding SDR family NAD(P)-dependent oxidoreductase translates to MSKTALITGATSGFGAAAVRRFAAAGWKVIATGRRAERLQPLIEEFGADEIHAAAFDIRDAAAMEAALAALPPAFRDIDLLVNNAGLAQGTAAAQHASLEDWRTMIDTNITALVTLTHHLLPKLVERRGAIINISSTAALYPYPGGNAYGGTKAFVSQFSLGLRSDLHGTGVRVTAIEPGMAETEFTLVRTHGNQAASDQLYGGASPMTAEDIAEQIFWVASLPAHLNVNRIELMPVSQSFAGFQVFRG, encoded by the coding sequence ATGTCCAAGACCGCTCTGATCACTGGCGCCACTTCCGGTTTCGGCGCCGCCGCCGTCCGTCGCTTCGCTGCTGCGGGCTGGAAAGTGATCGCCACCGGTCGCCGGGCCGAGCGCCTGCAGCCGTTGATCGAGGAATTCGGCGCCGACGAGATCCACGCTGCCGCCTTCGACATCCGCGATGCCGCCGCAATGGAAGCCGCGCTGGCCGCATTGCCGCCGGCCTTCCGTGACATCGACCTGCTGGTCAACAACGCCGGCCTCGCCCAGGGCACCGCCGCCGCCCAGCACGCCAGCCTGGAAGACTGGCGCACCATGATCGACACCAACATCACCGCGCTGGTCACGCTGACCCACCACCTGCTGCCGAAGCTTGTAGAGCGCCGTGGTGCCATCATCAACATCAGCTCCACCGCTGCCCTGTATCCCTACCCGGGCGGCAATGCCTATGGCGGCACCAAGGCCTTTGTCAGCCAGTTTTCGCTGGGCCTGCGCTCGGACCTGCATGGCACCGGCGTGCGCGTGACCGCTATCGAGCCCGGCATGGCAGAAACCGAGTTCACCCTGGTGCGTACGCACGGCAACCAGGCCGCGTCGGACCAGCTGTACGGTGGCGCCAGCCCGATGACTGCCGAGGACATCGCCGAGCAGATTTTCTGGGTGGCAAGCTTGCCGGCACACTTGAACGTCAACCGCATCGAGTTGATGCCGGTGAGCCAGTCGTTTGCAGGGTTTCAGGTGTTTCGGGGTTGA
- the ubiK gene encoding ubiquinone biosynthesis accessory factor UbiK, whose product MIDLNHIDELARRLSSLVPPGLRESREELQATFKTALQAGLSKLDLVTREEFEVQRAVLLRTREKLDALEQAVVALESRVSDKNA is encoded by the coding sequence ATGATCGACCTCAACCACATCGATGAGCTGGCCCGCCGCCTCAGCAGCCTGGTGCCGCCGGGCCTGCGTGAATCACGCGAAGAACTGCAGGCCACCTTCAAGACCGCGCTGCAGGCCGGGCTGAGCAAGCTGGACCTGGTCACCCGCGAAGAATTCGAAGTGCAGCGCGCCGTGCTGCTGCGCACCCGTGAAAAGCTCGACGCGCTGGAACAAGCCGTCGTCGCCCTGGAAAGCCGCGTCTCCGACAAGAACGCCTGA
- a CDS encoding aspartyl/asparaginyl beta-hydroxylase domain-containing protein, translating into MIKLVLAALFAACVLYIHYRGKVRARWSRQLLDHSSFMAPINVVIYLFSKVPTTPFLDAGKEFPQLEPLQQNWQVIRDEALALRDAEKIAAASGYNDAGFNSFFRRGWKRFYLRWYGPPHPSAKALCPRTVALLEALPEVRAAMFAQLPPGSELRPHRDPFAGSLRLHLGLSTPNDDGCYIEVDGIRRSWRDGEWMMFDETYIHRAQNQTGQDRVILFCDVVRPLRFGLPVLFSRAVAATLLAGGASPNLPGDPTGGVNKAFGSVYKLRLHAKALRARSVLAYNCLKWGLVLAVVAAIWAL; encoded by the coding sequence ATGATCAAACTGGTGCTGGCGGCCTTGTTCGCGGCCTGCGTGTTGTACATCCATTACCGGGGCAAGGTGCGTGCGCGCTGGTCCCGTCAGTTGCTGGATCACTCCAGTTTCATGGCACCGATCAACGTGGTCATCTACCTGTTCTCGAAAGTGCCGACCACGCCGTTCCTGGATGCGGGCAAGGAGTTCCCGCAGTTGGAGCCGCTGCAGCAGAACTGGCAGGTCATCCGCGATGAGGCCTTGGCCCTGCGTGACGCGGAGAAGATCGCCGCTGCCAGCGGCTACAACGATGCTGGCTTCAACTCATTCTTCCGTCGTGGCTGGAAGCGCTTCTACCTGCGCTGGTATGGCCCGCCGCATCCCTCGGCCAAGGCGTTGTGCCCGCGTACGGTGGCGCTGCTCGAAGCGCTGCCGGAGGTGCGCGCGGCGATGTTCGCGCAGTTGCCGCCAGGCAGTGAGCTGCGCCCGCACCGTGATCCGTTTGCCGGTTCGTTGCGTCTGCATCTGGGCCTGAGCACGCCCAATGATGATGGTTGTTATATCGAGGTCGATGGCATCCGCCGGAGCTGGCGCGATGGTGAGTGGATGATGTTCGACGAGACCTATATCCACCGTGCGCAGAACCAGACCGGGCAGGATCGGGTGATCCTGTTCTGCGACGTGGTGCGGCCATTGCGCTTCGGCTTGCCGGTCTTGTTCAGTCGCGCGGTGGCCGCCACCCTGCTGGCTGGCGGAGCGTCGCCCAACCTGCCGGGTGACCCCACTGGCGGCGTCAACAAGGCATTCGGCAGCGTGTACAAACTGCGCCTGCACGCCAAGGCGCTGCGCGCACGCAGCGTGTTGGCCTACAACTGCCTCAAATGGGGCCTGGTGCTGGCGGTGGTTGCTGCCATCTGGGCGCTGTGA
- a CDS encoding IS3 family transposase yields the protein MLGRAVARVSAAHPGLLAESLKVILCPLHVHLDKRFNIAIRGETDDREEGRDEACTQAAQHGAQPAGPVACSEGRCSAVARERFATREQAKAQGFEYIEVDYNRTRLPPTLGYLSPEQYQRTHVAWIGVRGAGARSVLFLTKA from the coding sequence ATGCTCGGCAGGGCTGTAGCCCGGGTAAGCGCAGCGCACCCGGGGCTGTTGGCGGAGAGTCTGAAAGTGATCTTGTGCCCACTTCACGTACACCTGGATAAGCGATTCAACATCGCAATTCGAGGTGAGACAGATGACCGGGAAGAAGGCAGAGACGAAGCATGTACGCAAGCAGCTCAGCACGGAGCTCAGCCAGCAGGCCCTGTTGCGTGCAGTGAAGGACGGTGTTCGGCGGTAGCACGCGAACGCTTTGCCACGCGCGAGCAGGCCAAGGCGCAAGGATTTGAATACATCGAGGTGGACTACAATCGAACCCGGCTGCCCCCGACTCTGGGCTACCTCAGCCCTGAGCAGTACCAGCGGACCCATGTCGCTTGGATAGGTGTCCGTGGGGCGGGGGCAAGATCAGTTTTATTTTTGACCAAAGCTTAG
- a CDS encoding P-II family nitrogen regulator produces the protein MKMIMAIVKPFKLDDVREALAERGVAGITVTEVKGFGRQKGHTELYRGAEYVVDFLPKVKIEVAVTDAQADEVVEAIVKAAGTGKIGDGKVFVYDLGSVVRIRTGELDGDAL, from the coding sequence ATGAAGATGATCATGGCCATCGTCAAGCCGTTCAAACTGGACGACGTGCGAGAGGCGCTGGCAGAACGCGGCGTGGCCGGTATCACCGTCACCGAGGTCAAGGGCTTTGGCCGCCAGAAGGGCCACACCGAGCTGTACCGCGGTGCCGAGTACGTGGTCGATTTCCTGCCCAAGGTGAAGATCGAGGTGGCCGTCACCGATGCACAGGCCGACGAGGTGGTGGAAGCCATCGTCAAGGCCGCCGGCACCGGCAAGATCGGCGACGGCAAGGTGTTTGTCTACGACCTGGGCAGCGTGGTGCGGATCCGCACCGGCGAACTGGATGGCGATGCGCTTTGA
- the speA gene encoding arginine decarboxylase has protein sequence MSDWSLEQARKTYSIPHWSDGYFDVDAAGHVVVRPAGAQGTAVSLPQIVDSARAAGAKLPLLVRFPDILGQRLGKLQAAFAQAQSDWDYAGGYTAVYPIKVNQHRGVAGTLASHHGEGFGLEAGSKPELMAVLALSRPGGLIVCNGYKDREYIRLALIGRKLGLQTYIVIEKPSELKLVLEESKALDVMPGLGVRMRLASLGAGKWQNSGGDKAKFGLSPRQLLDLWKSLRDTEYADCLNLLHFHMGSQISNVRDIANGMREATRYFVELSRLGAKISHVDVGGGLGIDYEGTRSRSYCSINYGLSAYASNIVQPLAEACEQHGLTPPRIITECGRAMTAHHAVLIANVSEVEQAAEGRVPEAHDDEPAAVRHLREIHDELDQRPAVELFQEAQHFHAEGLSAYALGQIDLPQRARIDDLFYAIANGVRARLSYDEKSHRPALDELNDRLVDKYFVNFSVFESIPDAWAIDQVFPIVPIERLNERPERRGVIADMTCDSDGMVKTYVENESLDSSLPLHAVRHGESYRIGFFLVGAYQEILGDIHNLFGDTDAVEVVVDADGYVITQQRRGDTTDVMLDYVGYSLDELRASYRKRVADAQLPADRAAELDAALEAGLTGYTYLSDEPLA, from the coding sequence ATGAGCGATTGGTCCCTCGAACAGGCCCGCAAGACCTATTCGATTCCGCACTGGTCCGACGGGTATTTCGACGTCGATGCCGCAGGCCACGTGGTGGTCCGTCCCGCAGGTGCCCAGGGCACGGCGGTGTCGTTGCCGCAGATTGTCGATTCGGCGCGCGCTGCCGGCGCCAAACTGCCGTTGCTGGTGCGCTTTCCGGACATCCTCGGCCAGCGCCTGGGCAAGCTGCAGGCCGCGTTCGCGCAGGCCCAGTCCGACTGGGACTACGCCGGTGGCTATACCGCGGTCTACCCGATCAAGGTGAACCAGCACCGTGGCGTGGCCGGCACCCTGGCCAGCCACCACGGCGAAGGCTTTGGCCTGGAAGCCGGCTCCAAGCCGGAGCTGATGGCGGTGCTGGCGCTGAGCCGGCCGGGCGGGCTGATCGTCTGCAACGGCTACAAGGACCGCGAATACATCCGACTGGCGCTGATTGGCCGCAAGCTGGGCCTGCAGACCTATATCGTCATCGAGAAGCCGTCCGAGCTGAAGCTGGTGCTGGAAGAATCCAAGGCACTGGACGTGATGCCGGGCCTGGGCGTGCGCATGCGCCTGGCCTCGCTGGGCGCCGGCAAGTGGCAGAACTCCGGTGGTGACAAGGCCAAGTTCGGCCTGTCGCCGCGCCAGCTGCTGGACCTGTGGAAGAGCCTGCGCGACACCGAATACGCCGATTGCCTGAACCTGCTGCATTTCCACATGGGCAGCCAGATCAGCAATGTGCGCGACATCGCCAACGGCATGCGTGAAGCCACCCGTTACTTCGTCGAGCTGTCGCGCCTTGGCGCCAAGATCAGTCACGTCGACGTGGGCGGCGGCCTGGGTATCGATTACGAAGGCACCCGCTCGCGCAGCTACTGCTCGATCAACTATGGCCTCAGCGCCTACGCCAGCAACATCGTGCAGCCGCTGGCCGAAGCCTGCGAGCAGCACGGCCTGACGCCGCCGCGCATCATCACCGAGTGTGGCCGCGCGATGACCGCGCACCACGCCGTACTGATCGCCAATGTGTCCGAAGTGGAACAGGCCGCCGAAGGCCGTGTGCCGGAAGCGCATGACGACGAGCCGGCGGCGGTCCGCCACCTGCGCGAGATCCACGACGAACTGGACCAGCGTCCGGCGGTGGAGCTGTTCCAGGAGGCCCAGCATTTCCATGCCGAGGGCCTGAGCGCCTATGCGCTTGGCCAGATCGACCTGCCGCAGCGTGCGCGCATCGACGACCTGTTCTACGCCATTGCCAACGGCGTGCGTGCGCGCCTGAGCTACGACGAAAAGAGCCATCGCCCGGCGCTGGATGAGTTGAACGACCGGCTGGTGGACAAGTACTTCGTCAACTTCAGCGTGTTCGAGTCCATCCCGGATGCCTGGGCGATCGACCAGGTGTTCCCGATCGTGCCGATCGAGCGCCTGAACGAGCGCCCCGAGCGTCGCGGCGTGATCGCCGACATGACCTGCGATTCCGATGGCATGGTCAAGACCTACGTCGAGAACGAAAGCCTGGACAGCTCGCTGCCGCTGCACGCGGTGCGTCATGGCGAGAGCTACCGCATCGGCTTCTTCCTGGTTGGTGCCTACCAGGAGATCCTCGGCGACATCCACAACCTGTTCGGCGACACCGACGCGGTGGAAGTGGTGGTCGATGCCGATGGCTACGTGATCACCCAGCAGCGTCGCGGCGACACCACCGACGTGATGCTCGACTACGTGGGTTACAGCCTGGATGAGCTGCGCGCCTCCTACCGCAAGCGCGTGGCCGACGCCCAGTTGCCGGCCGATCGCGCAGCTGAGTTGGATGCAGCGTTGGAAGCCGGCCTGACCGGCTACACCTACCTGTCAGACGAACCGCTGGCCTGA
- a CDS encoding RIO1 family regulatory kinase/ATPase codes for MNTLPRFDGDHAVVPDNQLLKRGERLLEPDVYRTELDGRPAVVKDYRRYRGTPLSPVARLLVRREARVLKRLQGWKHAPALLGTLGGLALGMEFIPGDTLSAGVQGVSQEVFDQLQNALARLHAAGITHNDLHGTNVVVSAGVPVLLDFTSALRAPRWLRNWPIFRQLRRSDMKNLVKMRQRLTGQKPSAEQAAMLAEPGWVQTVRNAWKRLYRRIKG; via the coding sequence ATGAACACATTGCCCCGCTTCGACGGTGACCACGCCGTGGTTCCCGACAATCAACTGCTCAAGCGCGGCGAACGCCTGCTGGAGCCCGACGTCTACCGCACCGAACTGGACGGGCGCCCGGCTGTGGTCAAGGACTACCGGCGCTACCGTGGTACGCCGTTGTCGCCGGTGGCGCGCCTGCTGGTCCGCCGCGAGGCCCGGGTGCTTAAGCGCCTGCAGGGCTGGAAGCACGCACCGGCCCTGCTGGGCACCTTGGGTGGCCTGGCACTGGGCATGGAGTTCATCCCCGGCGACACCTTGAGCGCCGGTGTGCAGGGTGTCAGCCAGGAAGTCTTCGACCAGCTGCAGAACGCCCTCGCCCGCCTGCATGCCGCCGGCATCACCCACAACGACCTGCATGGCACCAACGTGGTGGTCAGCGCCGGCGTGCCGGTGCTGCTGGACTTCACCTCGGCCCTGCGCGCGCCGCGCTGGCTGCGCAACTGGCCGATCTTCCGCCAGCTACGCCGCAGCGACATGAAGAACCTGGTCAAGATGCGCCAGCGTCTGACCGGCCAGAAGCCCAGCGCCGAACAGGCGGCGATGCTGGCCGAACCGGGCTGGGTGCAGACCGTGCGTAATGCGTGGAAGCGGCTTTACCGGCGGATCAAGGGCTAA